DNA from Cyprinus carpio isolate SPL01 chromosome B3, ASM1834038v1, whole genome shotgun sequence:
CCAGATCGCATCAACTAAAAGCAGTTTAAACAGAACATCTTAAAAGCAACTTGTAGGTATTTTTGTGTAGGCATATTTTTGCGACTTTGAAGACCCCTATAGTTAACTAAGTGGATTTCACTGTTGCAAATATACCTCTGTCATAATTATAGACCATCTCTGTACCAAGCGGCAACCTCTCGCGCTCTCGtaaagccaacaaggaagtgactaaaactgcaattcatcgactggccgcttgaggctggcgcaaaagggagtcagtcccatagactccccatgttaaaatgcccaactttacagcagaaaaaaaaaaacatgtttacagcctggttgaAAAAAGTCTATATAGCTAAATATAGCTAATCCCTccattaaaaacaacagtgaggggtgtaatttttttttaaaaaccaaccctttaaattatattaaaccttaaagttctgcataattaagggtgttgccacttgagtgacaggtgctaggtgggcgtggcttcagcaaccagctctcGCCTTTTTGCCCATTCTCAGTTACCCAGGAGTGACGCGCGGTGACGCTCTGCCAAGATGACGATGGCCCTCTccacccactttgagcttcagaaacgctcttcaggaatccacgggtgacgtcacggacactacgtccatgtttttatacagtctatgggctGTACACgtgcatttgttgctgccgtaAAGCAGTCCGCTGGTTTCGTGGAAATTCGTACCCCCTCACCAAATTTACAAACACCCAGAACAGACGCTTAAAGGcccaatatgtaagattttttttattaaaatatcccaaaaacactagaacagtgttatatattttgctgacttgtgtacttacaatatcccaaatgtttcgaagaatgtttaaatccagagaagtAAGCAATTTTATCGAGTGACACGCAACAACATCACAACCCCCAAAACACCATAACCCCTCAAATTCCGAAACACCAAACATGCTTTAAAAACCAAAGatgctttaatatgttatgcgttttaatagaccggtCACCGTACAGAGtaacattataacagaactttcaaatatATCTAgtataaaacagcgctgcttttttcccccacatacacacgaccggaaggagcggaagcggTCAACTGtagcataataaaagctccgctgctttcaaGCCGTGTGTCACGCTCGTTCAGGGGCCTCATTtcgctttcagcctcaccctgcttcatactactatgttaataaatcattagctcatccatgaacatgatttctgcccgagtcccatCTGATTGcttcggctgtggggatgaagaccacaactcccatgattccacactcagtcatggCATCATCTAACTAAGATAcctggtctttgtttattttgaatacacGCCCTCTAGCtgcgaaaaattacatattgtgcctttaaggatgccaaaagaaagaaacagaaggcaaaaactgatattttaaggtaaaaaaaaaacacacaaataaaaaaataaaaatgtgcgaGAGGAAATTTGCAACCTTTTAAAATTCTGCCATGTGACATTTCGAGTGAAATTCAGGATTTTATTGGATAGTGAAACGTGGGTTGTGTGTCATTGTTTCTTTGAAGTGATTACTTGTGCAATAAAAGTCTATGAAACAAGTAAatagtccattttgatttcaatCTCAAGTTTGTTTttgatgtaattatataattgatataggctatttatataaaaaataataattaactgtCATCCAGTAGCTGCTCTCAGaggtttaaattttaaaaagggaCTCTTTTAGTTTCTCTCTTTTAACTGCAATTTGACTGCAGTTGTCTATTTCTCTGCATCTCTTTCATTCACACGGCCTTCCTCCATCCATCTCTGTCTGCAACGAGACTGGGATTCCATTCATCAGCTCATATGAATCTGAAACAAgcgttcacacacacacttaatcacATGTAAAGAGACACGCATGTCTTCaacacataataaacacacactcaccatcCTCCGTGGTGCCATGGGCTGCTGTAAAGCCTGTGTTGTTGTACAGACAGTCTGGCCCGGACATCATTTCATACGACTCTGGAAGGAAAGAAAACGACAGTTCTTACAGTATGTCATACCGTACATGTGCATCTATAAACACACAGTGAAATCTTTACCAGTGTCTGCGTGGTCCAGAGCGAGATCTTGTTTTCCATCTTCATCAGGATTGATGTAGTCTATGGCATATTTAAGAGAGATTACCACACATTCATTTGTCTAATATTTATTAAAGCTAATAGTATATCAGATCCATGTGTTTGATCCCTCACCTTCGTCTTCAGTGGCGTGTCGGAGTTTCTGTGTCTGTTTGCGAGGTTGAGCATATAAACACTCCTCCATATTCTCATACGACTCTCCATCTGGAGAGAAATCAGATCAGACCCCAAACACAACCCTGTCTAAACTAAGCCTACATACAAAGGAGCTTTAAtaagcaggggaaaaaaaaaattaaataaataaatatgctttgaACAATTTTAGAACACTTTTTGCCAGTGTCCTCTTTAGAGCTGTAAAAtacagggttattatcgttagctgaatctaaaattattaaaacatttttgttaattgaaaaaaaatccagtaaattaatatagaaatactggatgaaaaacctaaacaaaaggaaaatgagaaatgccAGTTGacgcattaaataaaaaagtaaaaacttaagttgaatataagtaaaaaattaaacctaaatagtaatatttaaaaataataataagtactaaaaaaaaaaaaaaaaaatctaactataaTTCAACTAAGCTTTGCAGTGtactgaatgtaatattttatatataaaaattataaagtatTGTATTCTCACTCACCCATATCTGTCAAATTGCTAGGCAGTTGTAAGGTGTTGTGATGTTCCTGTGGTCCCGCCACTTCCTCTTCCCCAACTGCATCCGGGTTAAGATAATCTAAAACCAACCCCCATTTAATTGCACAGTAAAACCACTCACATAATTACTGTTGATCAGGATATACCTTCATCTGCAGAAACATAGTATGTGACTTTGTCTTGATTGTTGTAGATAGCTGCTTCTACATTCTCATATGACTGCGTCTCATCTGTCGAAACAAGCAACAACTGTGCTTTTTAGGGTTTATTTTTGTGGTACGTCAATCATTTTTTTCATAGACATATTATGTTGAACACTATGATTTGAGATTTGAACACTGTAGTATTTTACCCTTCTTGTTGTTTTCAGCATTCTCCATACACCTCTGAGTACCGCTCTCAGTGTGCCTGtgacaacacacacattcaaaaacatgaaataaccATCTTCTTTAACTGTAAGTTTCCAGGACAAAAATGAAGGGCATGTCTTGATTTAATAGTAAAGTTCaccgaaaaattaaaataagctgaaaatgtattcacccgtaggtcatccaagatgtagatgtggaACAGATTcatagaaatgtagcattacatcacttgcgcattagtggatcctctgcagtgaatgggtgccatcagaatgagagctcaaacagacaaaaaaaacacaacacaaataatccacaccaaaAAATTCCAACACAAAACATCTCTTTATCAAAAAAACCTTCTTCttagtaagaaacaaatacatcattacatagtttttaactttaaacctttgcttgctaaaatacgagtcctctatccatgatattgatttctccagtgaaaaaattgccttgtctgaatcaggagagaaatatgcaatgTATATGCAGATCAAGTAGCTGCTTACAAGTGGAAAcggtccaaaacagctctaaacaaatatgtttttgaattttgatgtgagaggacaacagaaggATTTTTTCACTGgattgttatggattatggatttgattattatggattattatggattttggccagaagcgatggtttaaagttaaaaaaaaacttaatgatagatttgtttcttacaaacatgcagcttttcgtttcaaaagatgttaactgatggactggtgtggattacttgtggattattgtgatgttattatcagttgtttggactctcattctgacggcacccattcactgcagagcatccattggtgagcaaataaactaacaaaacatcactccaaatctgttcaagtgaagaaacaaactcatctacatcttggatggcctgaggttgagtaaattttcaaccaattttattaaaatgtattaagtttttctgataaaagtgtacattttggCAAACATTTACCCATTTTACACAGAAGagagtaaaaa
Protein-coding regions in this window:
- the LOC109059534 gene encoding uncharacterized protein LOC109059534 isoform X1, with amino-acid sequence MNTTGKAITEGYKEVTTTTFDNVSCSKSNLGAVKNLPSHNTTSRPDWLLYTVPASAFLIGIVLFTYICKTQQRRNMPTKQRTNTIGHFATHTEIGHTESGTQRCMENAENNKKDETQSYENVEAAIYNNQDKVTYYVSADEDYLNPDAVGEEEVAGPQEHHNTLQLPSNLTDMDGESYENMEECLYAQPRKQTQKLRHATEDEDYINPDEDGKQDLALDHADTESYEMMSGPDCLYNNTGFTAAHGTTEDDSYELMNGIPVSLQTEMDGGRPCE
- the LOC109059534 gene encoding uncharacterized protein LOC109059534 isoform X2 produces the protein MNTTGKAITEASRPDWLLYTVPASAFLIGIVLFTYICKTQQRRNMPTKQRTNTIGHFATHTEIGHTESGTQRCMENAENNKKDETQSYENVEAAIYNNQDKVTYYVSADEDYLNPDAVGEEEVAGPQEHHNTLQLPSNLTDMDGESYENMEECLYAQPRKQTQKLRHATEDEDYINPDEDGKQDLALDHADTESYEMMSGPDCLYNNTGFTAAHGTTEDDSYELMNGIPVSLQTEMDGGRPCE